In the Colwellia sp. 20A7 genome, one interval contains:
- the kdsB gene encoding 3-deoxy-manno-octulosonate cytidylyltransferase, with product MLFKIVIPARFGSSRLPGKPLLTINDKPMIWHVYQQALLTGVDANSIVIATDNDEIYRVAQDFGAQVIMTDVSHESGTDRLAEVVTKLNWDDSEIVVNVQGDEPMIPPALIIQTAELLEKDLTAGISTLGSPITSLPDALNQNVVKIVCNHKMQAMYFSRAAIPFDRDGEVELTQDHLGKRNSPYLRHIGMYGYRVDTLKKLTLLPMASIEKIEKLEQLRALYNGINISVGVVSEAPVHGVDTQADLDRVRVAFKALTTK from the coding sequence ATGTTGTTTAAAATCGTTATACCTGCCCGTTTTGGGTCTTCTCGTTTACCAGGAAAACCACTACTGACTATTAATGATAAACCCATGATTTGGCATGTTTATCAACAAGCTTTGTTAACAGGTGTAGATGCTAATAGTATTGTTATTGCAACCGACAATGATGAAATTTATCGTGTAGCTCAAGATTTTGGTGCACAAGTTATTATGACTGACGTTAGTCATGAGTCAGGTACAGATCGTTTAGCAGAAGTTGTCACTAAGCTTAATTGGGACGATTCAGAGATTGTTGTTAACGTACAAGGTGATGAGCCTATGATTCCACCAGCGTTAATTATTCAAACAGCCGAGCTATTAGAAAAAGATTTAACGGCAGGTATTAGTACACTGGGCTCGCCAATCACTAGTTTACCCGATGCACTTAATCAAAATGTTGTGAAAATAGTGTGTAATCACAAGATGCAGGCGATGTATTTTTCACGGGCGGCTATTCCATTTGATCGAGATGGCGAGGTTGAGTTAACGCAAGACCATTTAGGTAAGCGTAATTCCCCGTATTTAAGACATATCGGCATGTATGGTTATAGAGTTGATACTTTAAAGAAGTTAACGCTTTTACCGATGGCGTCGATAGAAAAAATTGAAAAACTTGAACAATTACGTGCGTTGTATAATGGTATTAATATTAGTGTTGGTGTTGTATCTGAAGCGCCTGTGCATGGTGTTGATACGCAAGCCGATCTTGATCGGGTTAGAGTTGCTTTTAAGGCGTTAACAACTAAGTAA